The DNA sequence CTGTAATGAACTCGTTCCTCAATCTTTCGGATGATGATATTGCCAATACCTTGGCTTACATCCAGGGAGTGTATGACGGCACTTATCCTCCAAAAATTCCAGGACAAGAAGGAGGGGTAATAACAAACACTCCTCCCAAAGACAACACCTGGATGTTCGTCGGTCTGGCAGCACTACTTGGCTTACTGGCCATCGTACTAGCGCGTGTTGTTTCTAACCTTAACTACATGATTAAGGTGAAGGAAACCGGTGCAGCAGTACAGCGCCGTACGCTGGTAGAAGTATTGACCAGCCGCGGGGTTATCGCTTTTGTGATTTTTGCACTGGTGGTGCTCGGTGGTTATACTACGGTAAACAATGCCATCGCACTAGGTCGTCAGCAAGGTTACGAGCCTACGCAGCCAATCAAGTTCTCGCACGCCACTCACGCGGGTATTCAGCAGATCGACTGTCAGTACTGTCACGATGGTGCACGCCGCTCTAAGCATTCGGTCATTCCTGCAGCGAATACCTGTATGAATTGTCATAAAGCCATCAAGAACGGCTCCCAATACGGTACCGCGGAATTGACGAAAATCTACGCTTCTGTAGGTTATGATCCAAGTACGGATAAATACATCGACGGCTACGACCAGTTGGAGAACGACGAGATTGAGGCGATCTACAAGAAATGGATTGCTGATCAGTACGTACAAACTACTGGTGGCATGGATGATGAAGGAGAAAACCTGATCGAAGAGCAGTGGGAAGGCATCGTTAGTGCTTTGACCAGCGAAGATCTGGATGATGATAAAATTGCTGGTCCTATCAACTGGGTACGTATTCACAACTTACCTGATCACGCTTACTTCAACCACGCACAACACGTGTCAGTGGGTAAGGTGGAGTGTCAGACTTGTCACGGTCCGGTAGAAGAAATGGAGAAGGTTTACCAGTGGTCACCTCTATCTATGGGATGGTGTATCAACTGTCACCGCCAGACGGAAGTGCAGTTTGCGGGTAATGAGTACTACCAAGCGTACGAAAACTACCACGAGGAAATTCAGGCCGGAACGCGGGACAAAGTTACCGTGGAAGACATCGGTGGTCTGGAGTGCCAGAAATGCCATTATTAAGAACAGCAATCAAGAGACAGACAAATCAGCATAATGAAGAACCATAAGAATAACGTCTGGATAGGTACAGAACAACTCAATAACAATCAGGAGTTGGCCCAGTCGGAAAAGTCTGAATTTGCAGAGTTGGCAGCGGAAGGTGGTGTAGAAACCCGCCTTGAATCAAACCGCCGTGACTTTTTGAAATACCTAGGTTTTGGTATTGGTGCTGCGACCATCGCAGCGTGTGACATTCCTGTACGCAAGGCGATCCCTTACGTAATCAAGCCGGACAGCATCGTTCCGGGTGTTGCTACTTACTACGCTTCTTCTTTCGTTCAGGGTGGCGATTACTGTCCTATTCTGGTGAAAACCCGCGAAGGGCGTCCAATCAAAATCGAAGGAAACTCACTATCTCCAATTACTTACGGAGGTACCAGTGCTCGTGCACAGGCCAGTGTTTTGGGCTTGTACGATACCAGTCGCTTTGATGCTCCCCGTGCAGTAGCTGATGGGAAGTTTTCTGACGCGATGAGCTGGGAAGATTTCGATAAAACCATTTCCGGCAAGTTGAAGCCAGGTTCTCGGGTCCGCATCGTGGCGAATACCATCCTCAGTCCTACCACCAAGCAGGCGATTGCAGACTTCACCGCTACTTATCCTAATACGGAGGTAGTGATGTACGATCCGGTTTCTTCTTCCGCTTTGTTGCAAGCCAACGAAGCATGTTTTGGTACACGTGCTATCCCTGAGTACAATTTCGACAAGGCCGATGTAATCGTTGCTGTTGATTGTGACTTCCTGGGCAGTTGGGTTTCACCCATCGAGTTTGCACGTCAATATGCTGTAGGTCGTAAGGTAAATGCGAAGAACCCTAAGATGTCTCGCCACATTCAGGTAGAAAGCTACATGAGCCTTTCTGGTTCAAACGCTGACAACCGTGTACCGGTGAAGCCTTCTGAAATTGGTGCTGCCATTGTTGCTTTGTACAATGAAGTGGCCAAAGGAACCGGCAGCAGTGCAGTTAGTGGTCCAAAACTTCCTGCTGACAAGCAGAAAAAGATGGTAGCTATCGCCAAAGAATTGTTGGCTGCACGTGGCAAGAGTGTCGTGGTTTCTGCATCCAACAACATGGGTGAGCAAGTACTTGTAAATAGCATCAACCAGATGTTGGGCAATTACGGTGCAACCATGAACTTCACCAGCTCACTGATGACCCGCCAAGGGGATGATCGTGCAGCAATGAAGTTGGTAAAAGATATGCAGAGTGGTAGCGTAGACGCACTGATCGTGCTCGACGATGCCAACCCTGTCTACAACTTCCCGGGAGCAGCTGCTTTCCGTGCCGCTTTAGGCAAAGTGAAGCTGAAGATCAGCACCAGTGGCACACCAAACGAAACAAATGTGCTGTGTGATTACGTAGCACCTACTCACCATTTTCTTGAAAGCTGGGGCGATGCCGAGCCAAAGAGTGGTGTATACTCACTGATTCAGCCAACCATCTCACCGATCTTCGCTTCTGTAGGTCGTGCTGGTACGCGTGCTGGAGAAGAAAGCTTACTCCGTTGGGCCAACAGCCCGGCTTTGGATACCACTGCCGAGCAGCCTTACCTCGAGTACTTGAAGAAAAACTGGGAAAACACAGTTTTCCAATCACAATCACGTTACCTCACTTTCCAGACTTTCTGGGATGCAGTCCTTCACGACGGGGTAATTGATTTACCAGTTGAAGCAGAAGCTCCAATCACCTTCGCAGGTGATGTGAATGCTGCTGCTGCCAAAGTGCGCAAGCCTGCTAACACTGAACTGGAAGTGACTTTCTACGAAACAGTCAACATGGGTGGTGGTGAATACGCCAACAACCCTTGGTTGCAGGAAATGCCTGATCCCGTTACACGTTGTGTTTGGGGCAATTACCTCGCAATTCCCGTTACTTGGGACGGAGGTAACTCTTGGTCAGCGATGAATGGCCTCAACGAGTGGGAATTCAAAGGCAAAGCCGATCAGGTTATGCTGGGTGTTGACGGTGCTGAAATGAAGGCAACTTGTGTGCGCCAGTTTGGTCAGCCAGCTGGAACAACAGCCATCGCTCTTGGTTACGGTCGTACCGTAACCGGTATGGTAGGACGTGCTTTGGGTAACGAAGTAGGTACCAACGTTTTCGAGTGCCTGAAGTCTGATAGCGACGGCAACGTTCAATATTATTCTACTGCGGCCTCTATTTCTGGTGTTGTAGAAGTAGAAGACGAATTCGCTTGTGTACAGTACCACCATACGATGGGGGTAACTGCTCGTGAAAATGGCGAAATTGTTAAAGACGAAGAGACAGGCAAGCCACTAAACGTGGATGAAAAGACCTTGATGACCTTAGGTGCCGGTTTCCAGGGAGGCCTCACTAAGCGTTCCATTATCTATCAAGGTAAACTGGACGAACTATCTGAATTAGAGGAGCATATTGCAGAACGTCGGGCAGAAGCCAAGCACCTGAACGACCAGACGCTTTATCCTTTCGAAGAATACAGTGAAAAGCTTTACAGCCAGGGCCACCACTGGGCCATGCACGTTGACCTCAACGCTTGTATTGGTTGTGGTGCTTGTCAGGTTGCTTGTGTTGCGGAAAACAACGTTCCAGTTGTAGGTAAGCACGAAGTACACCGCCATCACGAAATGACCTGGTTGCGTATCGACCGTTACTACTACGGCGATTACGAAAACCCTAAGGCGGTTTACCAGCCGATGATGTGTCAGCACTGTGACAACGCTCCTTGTGAGAACGTTTGTCCGGTAGCTGCTACCAACCACAGTTCGGAAGGATTGAACCAGATGACCTATAACCGTTGTATCGGTACGCGTTACTGTGCCAACAACTGTCCTTTCAAGGTGCGTCGTTTCAACTGGTTGGATTACACTACGGCTGATTTGTTTGCAGCCAACGAACCTACCGTAAGTGGAGAGGATTTACCTTATGGTGCAGACAACCTCACGCGGATGGTCTTGAACCCAGACGTTACCGTTCGTTCACGCGGTGTGATCGAGAAGTGTAGCTTCTGTGTACAGCGCATCCAGGAAGGTAAATTATCTGCCAAGCGCGAAACTCGCCGCCTGGTTGATAATGATGTACGCACGGCTTGCCAGACGGCTTGTCCTACGGGAGCTATCGTTTTCGGTGATCGTAACAATCCGGAAGGAGACGTTGCAGAGCGCATCGAGAACCCATTGAATTACCTGGTACTGGAGGAAATCAACGTCCAGCCAAGTGTATTCTACGCTGCTCGCGTAAACAATAGTAAAGAAGAATTAGAAGCATAAATCTAAATTTTGAGTCCTTGGCTGGATTTTCCTACAGTCTGATCTTAGGAAAATCCAGTCGCTCAAAAACGAGTCAATAAAAATTGATATGAGCGCAGTTGTATCTCACATTCGGGAGCCTTTAGTAAATGGTGGTAAAACCTATCATCAGATTACGGAGGATCTCTGCTCACCGACCGAGCGTACCCCAACGGCAGCGTGGGTGATCGCATTTTTGGTTGCAGTGACGGGGTTGGCCCTTTACGTTTTCTGTGTAGCCTGGACGATCTGGGAAGGTATTGGTTCTTGGGACCTTAACCGTACCATCGGCTGGAGTTGGGATATTACCAACTTCGTTTGGTGGGTAGGTATTGGTCACGCCGGTACCTTGATTTCCGCAATCCTTTTGCTTTTCCGTCAGCGTTGGCGGACAGGGGTAAACCGGGCAGCGGAAGCCATGACCATCTTTGCGGTAATCTGTGCGGGCCAGTTCCCGCTGATCCACATGGGGCGTCTTTGGCTGGCCATCTTTATTTTCCCTTACCCTAATACCAGAGGTCCATTGTGGGTGAACTTTAACTCTCCACTGTTGTGGGACGTTTTTGCGATCTCCACTTACTTCACGGTGTCGCTATTGTTCTGGTATACTGGTTTGGTGCCTGACTTTGCTACCGTTCGTGACCGTGCTAAGGGGCTGCGCCGCAAGATTTATAATGGTCTGTCTTTTGGATGGACAGGTTCTGCCAAGCACTGGCAGCGGTGGGAGAGTCTTTCTCTCGTACTTGCTGGTTTGGCTACACCGCTGGTACTTTCGGTACACACGATTGTATCTTTTGACTTCGCTACTTCAGTTATCCCTGGTTGGCACACCACGATTTTCCCTCCTTACTTCGTAGCAGGAGCGATCTTCTCTGGTTTCGCCATGGTATTGACGCTGATGATTATGACGCGGAAAGTACTGAAGCTGGAAGACTACATTACGATCGGTCATATCGAAAGTATGAACAAGGTAATCCTGTTGACAGGAACGATCGTAGGGGTAGCTTACCTGACGGAGCTTTTCATCGCCTGGTACTCAGGTTACATCTACGAGCAATTCGCCTTTTATAATCGTGTACTCGGACCTTACTGGTGGTCGTACGTTGGTATGATGTCTTGTAACGTGTTGTCTCCACAGTTGTTCTGGAGCAAGAAGATGCGTCGGAGTATCTTCGTTACTTTCTTCATGTCGATCTTTATCAATATCGGTATGTGGTTTGAGCGCTTTGTAATTATTGCTACCACCCTGGCGCGTGACTACTTGCCTTCGAGCTGGAGTTACTACGTACCTACTTGGGTAGAGATTGGTTTATTCATTGGTTCATTAGGACTCTTCTTTACGCTCTACCTCCTTTTTGTAAGGGTAGCACCAGTAGTTGCTGTAGCGGAAATCAAGAGTATCCTCAAAGTGGCTGGTGATCAATACGCTGGAGAGAATGCTAAAAAAGCAAACGCTCACGCTGACCACCACTAGAACTTGAAAAATTATTAACGAGCATAATTAGCTTATCATGAGCGCGACACATAAAGAAGTTTTGTTTGGTCTTTACGATGATGAGGAAATACTCCTCAAAGCCGTTAAGCAAGCCAATGAGGATCACCTGGATATCATGGACGTATATACGCCATTTCCAGTGCACGGTTTGGATCCATTATTGGGGTTGGCGGAAAGCCGGCTTCATATCGCCGGGTTCATCTACGGCGCTATTGGAACCCTCACGGCATTCTTATTCATGACCTGGGTATTTACCCGCGATTGGCCAATCATTTTTGGTGGTAAGCCGTACTGGTCCGTACCTGCATTCATTCCGATTACCTTTGAGTTGACCGTACTTTTCGCCTCTATCGGAATGGTAGTAAGCTTCTATACGGTTTGTGGAATGGCACCAGGGAAAACCATCCCTACGCTGGATGACCGGATCACGGATGATAAGTTTTGCATTGCCTTTGAAACCAACGGTGCATCGGAGTCTCAACTCGACAAACTGCGCAGTTTCTTTTCTACTTCGGGTGCTTCTGAAGTGAACACAAAGGTGATATAATCATTAACCACGCTAGCAAGAAATTTCTGATGAATAATATTAAGCTGATCATCATTGCCTTTTCTGTATCCTTGCTGATGTACGCCTGTACACCTGCGGATGCAGAGTTCACGGGTTCTGAGTATATGCCAGATATGGCACACTCTTTAGCTTTGGAGGCAAATACGTCTAATTACTACTACTACAATACCTTCGACAAGGAGAGTACGATCCAACTCAACGACTTGTTGAAGCGTCCAGATCTTCCTGTAGCGGGTACGATTCCTCGCGGTTACGCAGGTCAATTCCTACACAGCAATGCTGGTATGGAAGAAGCAAGAGTAACCGATATTAATGTTCCTACAAACGGTTCTGTACCTTACTACTATGTTGATACAGAAGAATCGCGGGCACAGGCTATGGCAGAAATCATTGAAAATCCTTTTCCTATTACTGCTGATGGTTTGGCACGGGGGAAAGAGCTTTACAATGTTTTCTGTGGAATTTGCCACGGTGAGAAAGCAAACGGTTTAGGTTATCTTTATGATGCTGACCAAAACCCCAACGCTAAATACCTGGCAGCACCTGCCAACCTTATCAACGAGGAGTTTACAGCTGCCAGTAATGGCCGTTTCTACCACGCGATTATGTACGGTAAAAACGTAATGGGAGCTTATAAAGACAAAATCAGCTACGAAGAACGCTGGCAGGTAATTCACTACATTCGTTCTTTACAGGCGAAAGAAGCGGGAGCTACCTACAGTGAAGAAGAAAATACGTTTAATGCTGTATTTGGCACTCCTGGAGCCTCTATTACTCCCTACACCCACCAGTCAGCAATGATGATGGAGCACGGAGAGGAGCACACCGACGAAGCTACCCCGGTAGAAGGAGAGCACAATACCGATCAGCACTAAGCAAAGTGTCCTAAAGGACGAGACAGATAAGTAAAAAATTCGCAGACGCACAAATAATACGCGATGAACCAATTTACGTTTGAGGCCAAACATAAGACCGTACTAGGAGCATTTATGGCACTGGGTGCAATTTGCTTGGCCTTAACCGCCTTGGGAGACGATAGTTTTCTCACCCGGACCTGGTCTAACTATTTGCACAATACCGTTTTCTTCTTGGGAATCGGCTTTGTGTCCATTTTTGTACTGACAGCTTTCACCACAGCTTATGCTGGTTGGCACCTGATGATTC is a window from the Lewinella sp. LCG006 genome containing:
- a CDS encoding DUF3341 domain-containing protein, whose protein sequence is MSATHKEVLFGLYDDEEILLKAVKQANEDHLDIMDVYTPFPVHGLDPLLGLAESRLHIAGFIYGAIGTLTAFLFMTWVFTRDWPIIFGGKPYWSVPAFIPITFELTVLFASIGMVVSFYTVCGMAPGKTIPTLDDRITDDKFCIAFETNGASESQLDKLRSFFSTSGASEVNTKVI
- a CDS encoding TAT-variant-translocated molybdopterin oxidoreductase, whose product is MKNHKNNVWIGTEQLNNNQELAQSEKSEFAELAAEGGVETRLESNRRDFLKYLGFGIGAATIAACDIPVRKAIPYVIKPDSIVPGVATYYASSFVQGGDYCPILVKTREGRPIKIEGNSLSPITYGGTSARAQASVLGLYDTSRFDAPRAVADGKFSDAMSWEDFDKTISGKLKPGSRVRIVANTILSPTTKQAIADFTATYPNTEVVMYDPVSSSALLQANEACFGTRAIPEYNFDKADVIVAVDCDFLGSWVSPIEFARQYAVGRKVNAKNPKMSRHIQVESYMSLSGSNADNRVPVKPSEIGAAIVALYNEVAKGTGSSAVSGPKLPADKQKKMVAIAKELLAARGKSVVVSASNNMGEQVLVNSINQMLGNYGATMNFTSSLMTRQGDDRAAMKLVKDMQSGSVDALIVLDDANPVYNFPGAAAFRAALGKVKLKISTSGTPNETNVLCDYVAPTHHFLESWGDAEPKSGVYSLIQPTISPIFASVGRAGTRAGEESLLRWANSPALDTTAEQPYLEYLKKNWENTVFQSQSRYLTFQTFWDAVLHDGVIDLPVEAEAPITFAGDVNAAAAKVRKPANTELEVTFYETVNMGGGEYANNPWLQEMPDPVTRCVWGNYLAIPVTWDGGNSWSAMNGLNEWEFKGKADQVMLGVDGAEMKATCVRQFGQPAGTTAIALGYGRTVTGMVGRALGNEVGTNVFECLKSDSDGNVQYYSTAASISGVVEVEDEFACVQYHHTMGVTARENGEIVKDEETGKPLNVDEKTLMTLGAGFQGGLTKRSIIYQGKLDELSELEEHIAERRAEAKHLNDQTLYPFEEYSEKLYSQGHHWAMHVDLNACIGCGACQVACVAENNVPVVGKHEVHRHHEMTWLRIDRYYYGDYENPKAVYQPMMCQHCDNAPCENVCPVAATNHSSEGLNQMTYNRCIGTRYCANNCPFKVRRFNWLDYTTADLFAANEPTVSGEDLPYGADNLTRMVLNPDVTVRSRGVIEKCSFCVQRIQEGKLSAKRETRRLVDNDVRTACQTACPTGAIVFGDRNNPEGDVAERIENPLNYLVLEEINVQPSVFYAARVNNSKEELEA
- a CDS encoding c-type cytochrome, giving the protein MTYKSLTHRFLLLLGIVLSSYGLFGQDLEAGKTIFRNNCAACHAGDMKTNLTGPALGGAPERWADYGGDEALYSWIRNSQAMIAAGDNERAAQLWSEWGPTVMNSFLNLSDDDIANTLAYIQGVYDGTYPPKIPGQEGGVITNTPPKDNTWMFVGLAALLGLLAIVLARVVSNLNYMIKVKETGAAVQRRTLVEVLTSRGVIAFVIFALVVLGGYTTVNNAIALGRQQGYEPTQPIKFSHATHAGIQQIDCQYCHDGARRSKHSVIPAANTCMNCHKAIKNGSQYGTAELTKIYASVGYDPSTDKYIDGYDQLENDEIEAIYKKWIADQYVQTTGGMDDEGENLIEEQWEGIVSALTSEDLDDDKIAGPINWVRIHNLPDHAYFNHAQHVSVGKVECQTCHGPVEEMEKVYQWSPLSMGWCINCHRQTEVQFAGNEYYQAYENYHEEIQAGTRDKVTVEDIGGLECQKCHY
- the nrfD gene encoding NrfD/PsrC family molybdoenzyme membrane anchor subunit → MSAVVSHIREPLVNGGKTYHQITEDLCSPTERTPTAAWVIAFLVAVTGLALYVFCVAWTIWEGIGSWDLNRTIGWSWDITNFVWWVGIGHAGTLISAILLLFRQRWRTGVNRAAEAMTIFAVICAGQFPLIHMGRLWLAIFIFPYPNTRGPLWVNFNSPLLWDVFAISTYFTVSLLFWYTGLVPDFATVRDRAKGLRRKIYNGLSFGWTGSAKHWQRWESLSLVLAGLATPLVLSVHTIVSFDFATSVIPGWHTTIFPPYFVAGAIFSGFAMVLTLMIMTRKVLKLEDYITIGHIESMNKVILLTGTIVGVAYLTELFIAWYSGYIYEQFAFYNRVLGPYWWSYVGMMSCNVLSPQLFWSKKMRRSIFVTFFMSIFINIGMWFERFVIIATTLARDYLPSSWSYYVPTWVEIGLFIGSLGLFFTLYLLFVRVAPVVAVAEIKSILKVAGDQYAGENAKKANAHADHH
- a CDS encoding cytochrome c; translated protein: MNNIKLIIIAFSVSLLMYACTPADAEFTGSEYMPDMAHSLALEANTSNYYYYNTFDKESTIQLNDLLKRPDLPVAGTIPRGYAGQFLHSNAGMEEARVTDINVPTNGSVPYYYVDTEESRAQAMAEIIENPFPITADGLARGKELYNVFCGICHGEKANGLGYLYDADQNPNAKYLAAPANLINEEFTAASNGRFYHAIMYGKNVMGAYKDKISYEERWQVIHYIRSLQAKEAGATYSEEENTFNAVFGTPGASITPYTHQSAMMMEHGEEHTDEATPVEGEHNTDQH